The following proteins are co-located in the Acinetobacter shaoyimingii genome:
- a CDS encoding T6SS phospholipase effector Tle1-like catalytic domain-containing protein, which produces MSIDAVQRTLETNSDVENAEPSVKQDCTDVIHISIFFDGTGNNKDKDEEKKKWSNPARLWTNANEYAMTATKSMKISGISSNYAIYVSGVGTKFNGELGIFEKIYAWARDNPITGGGLGTGGGRRLGYGEEQLNDALKQVMIMNAKKAEIDTGKYANEKKVYSFAEVDKSLAQHRLIKKINISTFGFSRGAALARAFNNQFMWQCESNCDGLTYGNGKYPIEFKFMGIFDTVASFGLPATNLNNNLTFEGRDLVVDERVKMCVHHIAGNELRFAFPVDLVHKENGEIANSNWKEFVYPGMHSDVGGGYTPGSQNVNDNFARIPLKDMLTEAVSAGVRMYDYDQLKNDHSQIFEQQFEIQTETQRLYDAVKTHMQATGQIQDQIIASMKVYYSAYATLAKNNTPSVSQQARSGWGNKIKDTLMFWTPRDMTTEMERLQSLRKGPGTYTVTSPVSDGYEYMIRMEDWILDSWEAPATEEVAQFYLNYVHDSKYGFLSNSEPFSYFRQRTVYESRRSGKGKEIDDQLKADKEICTYANQDLSQKELFDAFENAKFEEQVLSVPSSEMRI; this is translated from the coding sequence ATGTCTATCGATGCAGTGCAAAGAACATTAGAAACCAATAGTGATGTTGAAAATGCGGAACCGTCGGTTAAACAAGATTGTACTGATGTGATTCACATTTCCATTTTTTTTGATGGAACTGGTAATAATAAAGACAAAGATGAAGAAAAAAAGAAATGGTCTAACCCAGCAAGGTTATGGACTAATGCCAATGAATATGCAATGACAGCAACAAAGTCCATGAAAATTTCAGGTATTTCTTCTAATTATGCAATTTATGTATCGGGTGTCGGTACAAAGTTTAATGGAGAGTTGGGTATATTTGAAAAAATTTATGCTTGGGCTCGGGATAACCCTATAACGGGAGGAGGACTCGGAACTGGTGGCGGTAGGCGTTTAGGCTATGGCGAAGAACAACTTAATGATGCTTTAAAGCAAGTTATGATTATGAATGCCAAAAAAGCAGAAATAGATACGGGAAAATATGCTAACGAAAAAAAAGTATATAGTTTTGCTGAAGTCGATAAAAGTTTAGCTCAACATCGTCTGATTAAGAAAATCAATATTTCTACTTTTGGATTTTCCCGTGGTGCTGCTCTAGCACGCGCATTTAACAATCAATTTATGTGGCAATGTGAGTCTAACTGTGATGGTTTGACTTATGGCAATGGGAAATATCCTATTGAATTTAAATTTATGGGCATATTTGATACGGTGGCTTCATTTGGACTTCCTGCGACTAATTTGAATAATAATCTAACTTTTGAAGGTCGGGATTTGGTGGTCGATGAACGTGTGAAAATGTGTGTGCATCACATTGCTGGAAACGAACTTCGTTTTGCTTTTCCAGTGGATCTTGTTCATAAGGAAAATGGTGAGATTGCCAATTCAAATTGGAAAGAATTTGTCTACCCAGGTATGCACTCAGATGTTGGTGGGGGATATACACCAGGAAGCCAAAATGTAAATGATAACTTTGCTCGTATCCCGCTTAAAGACATGCTGACGGAAGCAGTTAGCGCAGGTGTTAGAATGTATGATTATGATCAATTGAAAAATGATCATTCACAAATTTTTGAGCAACAATTTGAAATTCAAACTGAGACACAGCGTTTATATGATGCTGTAAAAACTCACATGCAGGCAACTGGGCAAATACAGGATCAAATTATTGCTTCAATGAAGGTTTATTATTCTGCCTATGCAACTTTGGCAAAAAATAATACGCCTTCAGTGAGTCAGCAGGCACGTAGTGGTTGGGGCAATAAAATTAAAGACACTTTGATGTTCTGGACGCCACGTGATATGACTACGGAAATGGAGCGTTTGCAAAGTTTAAGAAAAGGTCCTGGCACATATACCGTAACCTCTCCTGTATCTGATGGATACGAATATATGATTCGTATGGAGGATTGGATCTTAGATAGTTGGGAAGCTCCTGCAACTGAAGAGGTTGCCCAGTTTTATCTAAATTATGTACATGATTCCAAATATGGTTTCTTGTCCAATTCTGAACCTTTTAGTTATTTCCGACAACGGACGGTTTACGAGTCACGACGCAGTGGTAAAGGTAAAGAGATTGATGATCAGTTAAAAGCAGACAAAGAAATTTGTACGTATGCTAATCAAGATTTAAGTCAAAAAGAATTATTTGATGCTTTTGAGAATGCTAAATTTGAGGAACAAGTGTTGTCTGTTCCTTCTAGTGAAATGAGAATTTAG
- a CDS encoding DUF4123 domain-containing protein, whose amino-acid sequence MSQSNKLQVLYRTFQKYPLEEIGLNAYALADAAQDKRFLKALKNARKKCLLKEASGEKAKEISPHLIQLPHEFDSRDWAWIEKNIAGGSAMTIIITPLNFEFLYAHLRHFIEVEFDGGLEMILAFWDPLVLATLLGNPKDETLYVQGPVCNQAQFERLMSPIQSWWYWDRLGNIQAIFGLNERVDALPQIESPLHFDVEQEEMMVEATFPDHLIYYLKLNNGFLVDHIDDYTLYQFVVESIPEARAYLLSGTRDILNFICLKLIYKENFAIDTKLQAVLEKVKNKDMTMDQAMSQLVSKAG is encoded by the coding sequence ATGAGTCAAAGCAATAAATTGCAGGTTTTATATCGAACATTCCAGAAATATCCTTTAGAAGAAATTGGTTTAAATGCTTATGCTCTGGCTGATGCAGCGCAAGATAAACGATTTTTAAAAGCGCTTAAAAATGCGCGAAAAAAATGTCTATTGAAAGAAGCCAGTGGGGAAAAGGCTAAGGAGATTTCCCCTCACTTGATTCAACTTCCGCATGAATTTGATTCACGTGATTGGGCTTGGATTGAGAAAAATATTGCAGGTGGCTCTGCAATGACCATCATCATTACGCCATTAAATTTTGAATTTCTATATGCGCATTTGCGCCATTTTATAGAGGTTGAATTTGACGGTGGCTTAGAGATGATTTTGGCATTTTGGGATCCTTTGGTTTTGGCAACCTTATTGGGCAATCCAAAAGATGAGACGCTCTATGTACAAGGTCCTGTATGTAATCAAGCTCAATTTGAACGTTTAATGAGTCCAATACAAAGTTGGTGGTATTGGGATCGTTTGGGCAATATACAAGCCATTTTTGGATTGAATGAACGGGTAGATGCGTTACCGCAAATTGAAAGCCCATTGCATTTTGATGTCGAGCAAGAAGAGATGATGGTTGAGGCGACCTTTCCTGATCATTTGATTTATTATCTAAAATTGAACAATGGTTTTTTGGTCGATCATATTGACGATTACACCTTGTACCAATTTGTGGTTGAAAGCATTCCAGAAGCACGGGCTTATTTGCTTTCAGGGACACGAGATATACTTAACTTCATCTGCTTAAAGCTGATTTATAAAGAGAACTTTGCAATAGATACAAAATTACAAGCTGTGCTTGAAAAGGTTAAAAATAAAGATATGACGATGGATCAGGCAATGAGTCAATTGGTGAGTAAGGCAGGTTGA